DNA from Coffea arabica cultivar ET-39 chromosome 10c, Coffea Arabica ET-39 HiFi, whole genome shotgun sequence:
GAGCTTAAGTATATATAGCATCACACGCTCTAAGGAAGATAAGGACTGTTGAGGGCGACAGGTCCAGCAGCTGAACATTGATCATCATCCCCTGAGTGTGGAAACTAATTTcttgacatatatatatatatatatatatttctggTTTGCATAATTTCTTCTTGAGTTACGATTCTGCTCTTTATTGTAGACACTGAGCGTCCCATATCTAAAGTCGTCGCGCAACAAGTCCAGTAGAACCGTGCATGGGGTAAGCAAATGGGACGCACTTacatttataaaagaaaagaaaaaggcggagaaaattaatttgtttcttttaattcttGTCATCTTATTCTCTTCTTGTtggcatttatttatttttcaaaggaaaagttaaaaataaaagaagttgCATCGCTTTTGTTTTTCCGCCTATTAGGCAGGCAGCTTGGTGTAAGAAATTGAGTCAATTGCAAGTATCTGAAAAGGTGGTGCGTTATATATTTTCAGGGTGCTGTGGAGAACGGAGGTGAAGAAAGAAAACGAGATCTCCGAAGCCGAGGGCTGTGCCTGGTGCCAATGTCGTGCTTGTCTTATGTGGCTGACGGTGGCGGGGGCGTCTGGCCGCCGCCTAGCTTCGGTGGTGGCACTTGAGTTAGAGGCCTCCGCCTCCATTTGGCAGCGGGTTTCCTAGCTACTATttcaaattgaaaagaaaaaattaggcGGGGGCAACTGGGCAAGGCAGTGCTGCTGCTCAATCTTTGCCCAACATTTTGCGTTGATGCATATTTACTTCCACCTTTTGACTGCCTTTGTGAGAATGATTGCAAATTGCAAGCTTTAGTGGAGCAAATTTGGTCATTCTGAAACCAAACAGCATTGAAAAGCAAAGCCCAGGATGGACCAAGTTTGATCCATTAAGAGTCAATATAtgattgagatttaacactagctGGAGTGGTGTCCATGATCCACCTTCATGTAAACTAGTTTCTAgtttttctattattttctgaaataaatgcCTGCTTGCCTTTCGTACAAGAATTAGATGCTTTCTTGGCTAGCAATCAAAGCGCGGGACATAAATTTGCAAGCATATCTTCTCcgcaataaataaataaattgaacAAAGAAAATTGCAATCTTATGGAAGAATACTAGGGGGAAGTGCCCACGCATTGTGCGAGTGTTTGATACCTGCCGTTAAAGAGAATTTTTCATTGGATAAATAATAGTATATTCTAGAAACAAATAGTCatcaaatataataaaactaataatagtACATTCTAATTGCAGCACACACTTGTACACTTTACTTTATtaatacttttataattttactATTCCCAAAAGATCCCTACAAATGTCATTGAAAATAGCCCAAAAGGAGACATAAATTGTTTCGGATAAAGGAATGCCCTCCAACACGGCTAGTTATAGCAACATGTTAATTACACAACGTGTTAATATattattgtgttaattgcacaACAAAAGCCGCACTTTAATTAAATGTGTCTATAACACCATTTCAATAATTACACCAACACACAAGTTTATATGAGCTGTACTCGATGCAAAAACGGTTACAAAATAATTTCATATTTCAGAAATACTTAGATGTCTccataaatcaaaattttaaatgtaTCAAATGAGAGTATATCGATAAATATACCTAAATAAATGCTGCCCTCAATTGtaccaaaaatttttaaaaaaattacacaaCATTCCATATTTCTAAAAAATCACTATTCGTATGGTTGAAATTTAAACCTCCTTCGAATGCAACTCATTCTTGTGCAGTATAAGGAAAGGACACGCAACATGGATCCCTTTCTTCTACCCTATCTCATCTTTTTGTAACTACAGCCAAATAAACCGCCCCATCTGTGAGAACGTGCCTCTATTTATAAGCGGAACTCACGCCCAAACTTTTAACCGTACGACTTTATGAGTTCTATTTCCGCCTTGCGCAAATTCTTAAACACCATATATAACTAAGTTGAACTCAACTAAccccacacaaaaaaaaaagttgagctAACAAGAGTGATTTGGGCACCTATATTCGTTGTCAATGAATTGAAGTCCCAAACATTTTTTATGCCAAAATTCACAAATTAATAGCCATCCGATCCCTAAGTTCAAAACATTTATCCAAGATTTGGCAGCTACTCTAATTATAATGGAATAAACAATTTCggttttcatttttaattgcTGTCCACATCTTTAATTTTGTAATGAACCAATCATTGATTCGCTTGTCATTGCGTAAGAAGCAAGTGATCTGGCCAGTACAATTAATCAACTTTCCACGAGCTACCTCCCAAACACAAACATTTTCCATCAACCAAATAAccttagaaaataattttttctaattaCTAGCAAGATTCACAACTCAATATCACTTCATAGTAATccgaaaataattcaaaaattatccaaacacactcaatattccaaattttccaaaaaataaaataaaatcaaagttACTACTTTGAGATCATATGCTGATGAAACGTTGATCTAGTGGATAAGTTAAGACCTCAAATATTAGAAGTCTGGGTTCAAATCCCATCTATTTCCTTCTCGCTTCTTAAGTTCTACCCTTTACCTATTGCCTAcaattttaggaaaaaaaaacattggAGGTCAGATGTCCTCGTGCTTATGCCAAATTTAAAACACAAATTGGCAGCTATTCTTGACTAGAATAGCATAAACAGTTTTGGTTTTGTAAATTGGTTGTTGTCAAcatcatgattttcattttttaatttctatTATGTACCAATCATTTTGTTGGCCATTGATTTTCTTGTCTTTAATTAAGGTGCAAGTTATCTAGACAGACAAATTCTCAATTAGTATAAATCAAATTTCCACCGGCAACCTCTATAACAAATGTTTTCTGCCAACGCACAGCCTTTAGAATACAGCAAGGTTCAAAAGTCAaactttataaaaaaaaagaaaaagaaaaaaatggtggGGATTATCCCCTTCCCCCTTCAATATGGGTTGGGCAGAAGTTTATAcaaattattatttaaaataattattataacactTTTTATCATGTACATAAGATAAAAATTtatgttaaaaaatatatttgatataaaaaataaataaattttgtgcAAATAACAATTATTTAATCACAGCGAAAAGAGTAATTAACGATGGAGATCAGATGTGCTCATGGCTATACAGAAGAGGTCGTGATTTGATCCCATCCGTCAACTTTCAACAATTTAAGATCAAGATGGAGGTTCTAGCATCTAAAATTGGGTCCCTGGAATTTTGCGCAAGGGGACCCTGAGTTTGGCAAATTGGTGTAAGAACTAAGAAGGAACCTTATCCAGATCCTGACCATCTCGGTTGGAGTAGTCGAATACGTGGCAGTCATCCACACTTTTGGAGTGATGGATATCCTCGACCGCCGGCAGTGCGGCTCCTGTCAGTAACCTGGTGCTGATGCCATCCAAACCAGCAAACTTTTAGATCTCTCATGAAAGGTCATAAATAGCCTTGGTAATATGCTACTCCGTAGACACTTTAACATCCAATATAACTTCTTTTTTCTAGTGTTTCAAAGAAAAAGAGTGGCAAATGAATATATATTAGTATGATTTTATATATAGAATTAGAAaggaattcaaaattaaaagaaattagcTATTAAGCTGTACAATAAAAAGACtcatttttctttacttaatgtcccttaaaattttatacttgtGGAATTTCTACTCTTTTTTTTGACATTAATTGCCATTAATATGCATTTCTAGTTGTAGGTTTTACATTTCACCATGTTAAAGCATTTTTCAAAAGCTTTTCGTTTGACAGCATACAATTTTTTCAATGTCTTGCAACATACTTATTCTTTTCCTTGTAATTTATAAATAGGTAGTATTATTTTTATAGTTGTTAATAAATTAGAGAACAGtatgaaattcaaaatattttacAATATTTATTATACCTGGCTTTTTCTTATCATTATTAGGAGATTAGCTATATTGATGGAATGCAGGATTCCCACATGAAAAATTAAATAGTTGACTCAGATAATTATATCGACTAATAAAGTAAATACAACTTTAGTTCAAACATCACCAACATAGATTGAGTTTTACCGAAAATGCCAACCAATATAaattgaaaatgtgatttaacGTATTTAATAGTTTATCATCACGATGTATTGTGGTAGAATTCGTGAAATTTTTTAGTAATTCGTCCCTTTATTTTCAATTCATTGAATTAGATCTGGTAAATTTGCATGTCTATCTAAATCCACATGGTTAATTTTTATAACTCCAAGTTGATTAAATGTTCTAAAGTTGGAGCATTTAAGTCAAGATACATGGAAAGAGTAAAAGAGAAACAGACACAAAGGCCAAATTGATAATTCCATCAAAAGAGTCTAACGGAGGGAATCACAGAGCTTAACGGATGATCAAACCATGGGCTATATGCCAAAATGGTGTCAATGGTTACTGAGACTCTGGTCAGACGAGTGAACGCTCTGTTCCATTAAATATCTTTGCCAATAGCAAGAAACTGCAGGAGTGTATTAATCTACTAGTAGACTGCAGACTTGGTACGTCTCAGATAGGCAATACAGGAAAAGAATCTCTTATCTATTTCCTCTTCTCATACTTGGAAGACTATTTCTATTCTCTCTCTCACACCTTcacttctttcctttatccTGTCTTCTCTGTCGGTCCCTCCCTTCCTCCCTTTTCCTCTGCAGCTGCTACTGCCTCTGCCTCCCATTTACTGCTGTAGTgaattccttccttctttttccattttaatAATCTTCTTGATTTTCTCAACCTCTTTATCATTTTTGAAGATTTTCACTGAGATCTTTACTGAAATCTTGTTGGCTCTTGGAGAGTTATTGGGAATTTGAAGACTGCTGTTGTAATTGGCGACCCAAAGCCAAACTCTTGATTATTGAATTTTGTACAAGATCAGCAGCTTCTTATTGTCCAGCTTCAGGTCTGAACACGGATGGTTCGATGACACAACTTTcatcatatatattttttaaaatagccAAAAGTTGTTTTAAGTGAGATTATTTAAGACCATTTGTTTTCTTCATTAATTGTTTATTAATGATCTGTGATTCCGACTGTTTACCTGTGCAAAATTGAATCTTGAGTTAATTTGACTCAAGTATTATAGTGATCGATTATAATATACGGAGGATACCGGTGAAAGAATTGAGCTGATCCATGCATGAGATTGTCCGAATCTGGCTTGAATTTagctaaattttagaaaaaccTCTGAGAAAACTGACTGTATCTGATGGTTGTGACTCGTGAGTGTATGCGAGAAGTGGAAAAGAATGAGAAATGATTCATGCTTCTTTCATCTGAATGGAATACTGTTAACTTTGAAGTAAAAAAGATTTTCTCAGAAAGGATTTTGTAAAATATCAGTTATGTTGGCCTGCGATGAAAAAAAATTCAGGGGAATTAGAAGAAGAGACTGTGTTTTTGCGAAGGTAAAATTTTGTTGGTAATTTATCGGCTGTTAAGTTGTTATGAATTGGGAAACATTCAACTTGGTTTCTGAATATCCTGACTAATAATTCGGATGAAGGGTGAAAAAAGTACTTCTTCGCACTGGATAATTCTGTATTATCTGATACTAAAGTTTGCTAACCCACGTTTGTGAGGGGAAGATGGTCGTATCTTGTTAATACTTTCAATGGTGAATCTGTATTACTAGATGTTTTCCCCCCTCTCTAATTTGTTTGTTTTCTGATGCCTTTCAAAGGAGCAAAGATGGCATCTTTACAAGGGCCGGTGGTTTGCCCCGTGGTTCGTGCTAAACAAACTGGAGTTGACACTGTACCTTTTTATacacctttgggactggctgctAAATTAGTTAGAGGTGGATTCTTTGGGCTTCAAGTGAATAATAGGTTCAATGTACCAAATCAAACACCCCGCCAGACAAAGGTGATCAGGTGTACCTTCAGTTCTTCATCGAATGGCAATGGTAGCAAGGCAGGAAATTTCAGTGAGAATGATGCAGATTACGTAAATTCCAGTGTGGTAGAAGCAGGTATACTTGTGTTGAAAGTTTTTTAATATAATGCTTTTACGTTCCATGGCTCTGCTTTGGAGTTGGATCCATTTACAGTTGCATTTGTCAGGTTTGATATTTTCTATTGTGAGTTTCGCATATGaatgtttcttttcttgtctgCGATTAATGGCAGTGGAGAAAAATGATACGGTTCATTCAACTAGTAAATTGAAGGTTAAGTAGCCTTACtgggaaaaggaagaaaagacgTGACAAAATTTGGGCTTTGTTGTTATTTTGTTTGTCGCCTACATATAGGGTGGAAGAGAGGAagatttgcatttttcattcttTCTGAAGCGTGTCTGACGACTTGTCTGATTAACAACCCATATAGTCAGCTTTGAGACTATCTGTTTCTACTTTTCAATTCTTTGGTAATAAAATAGGAGTTAAGGAAAAACTGTTCATGAAAAGAGACCACAAGCGACCTTGTCATTTTGGTCCAGATTTTCTTATGAGCAGGATTGTCTGGTAGTAGTGTTAAAAAGAAGTTTTTATAGTGACTGTTATGATGTATCCTTTGGTTATCATGGCAGAGTTTATTGTTAATTTGATTGGTTAGGAGGTACTGTGTCATTCATGTGCACCATACTAGCAAGTATTGAAGATATTAAGGGATGTCAAATGTCCCTATTGTTCTGTTTTGTTTATGTTCAGATTATCTTATGTATAGGATTGCTCTGATAGtagtgtttaaaaaaaaaaggtttagcTGGCTTTTTTGATGTATCCTTTAGTTATCCTTGTGGAAGTATCGTGTTATATATGTTTGCTGTACTAGCAAGCATTGAAGATCTAATGGGATATGAAATGTTCCTGATAGTTCTGTCTTGTTTATGTTTTGCAGTTGAGGTGAGGAGTGGCCCAGATGGTTTCATGGTCAAGATGAGGGATGGTAGGCATTTAAGGTGCGTGCATAACAACCCCCAGAGTGGGCATCTACCTGATTATGCTCCACATCCTGCAATTGTTCTGAAGATGGAAGATGGGACTGGTCTTCTTCTTCCGATCATTGTTTGTACGTATTTTATAATACTTATCATTCTTCAAGAGAATTAGTTTACTAGGGGAggcttttattttttgtactcATTGTTCTTTTGATTTATCTTTGTGACCATTCATTGGCTGTATCAGTGGAGATGCCAAGTGTGCTCCTTATGGCAGCTATACGCAATGTCCAAATTGTGAGTCTTATTTTTGCACACCTTTTAGACTCTTAGCCTTGAAATTGGGATCACTTGATAGGTTGTGAATGACAAGATAATTGTTTACTTCAGGCTAGACCCACAATGTACCAAGTGGTTAAGGAAATGATTGATAAGATGGGGTACACAGTAAGTTTGTAATTGTTCCCTTTTCTGAATTACTGTTTGCTTCAACAAATTGTTATACTGTTTCCATCCTATTTCTGATCTTGTTTACTTGCTTGCCTCCTGTTTAGGTGAAACTTGTTCGTGTGACTAAGAGAGTCCATGAAGCATATTTTGCTCAGTTATATCTCTCAAAGGTACCAAAGTGCAATCTCTATTTggtcaaattgaaattttggttctATTTAGGAGGTgccttttttttattcttttgattatatggTTGTGATGATGTCAGTTGGGTGATGAAACTGAGACTATCAGCTTTGACCTTCGACCCTCAGATGCAATTAATATTGCTGTGAGATGCAAGGTAAATTGAAGTAAACACTGAATAGATGTGTTTTAGATATTTGTTTGATATCTTTGCTATGCATTTGAAGGTGATTGTCAATGCTTTCCAGTTTGGAATATTGATAATTGTTATGTAAATGATGAAATGCCAGTAATTTATCGATTTTATTTATTGCATAAAATGCCATATTAATAAAACAAGGGGAAATTTGTATTGTAAATTTCTAAAGTGCATGCACTTTATTATTAAGTGCTAGTAACAATGTAACATGGATTGTTAGATGACCCAACCGATAATTCAAGGGGTACTCAGGATCTGGTCCAACCTGAACAAGCCTACTTGTCATGGTCAATCAGTCTTTCAATGGGAAAGTAGTTCTTATtgtcttttttaatttcttgatttgataaTCATGAGTCTCCAGAGAGAGAAAAACTAGCTGAAATTTCTATTCTTATCTGAGCAAAATGATGTGCTTCATCCTTAAAAATGGCTCCTAAGTGATATTATCTGCATTTTTCTAGGTGCCAATACAAGTCAACAAATACCTGGCATATAGTGATGGCATGAGGATTGTTGAATCAGCAAAGCCATCAATGCAGGCTGTGGCTTCAGATGGATTTTTGTTTACAGAACTGGATAGGTAATCTTCTGTATTCCCTTACAACTTAGAAAAGCTACATGCTTTGTTGAGTGTTTTTCCAATTTAATGTGTCTCGTTCCTTAAAAAATGACTTTGGATGGTGCCAAAAAGTTGTTAATTTAAATGGGAGGAAATGATAACCATGTCGAGCAACAAAAATACTACTGCAAAGTCAATCTTTTTATCAACAGGAAACATTTTGATGTCCAAcaagtataaaatttttaaCCATCAAATTTGTTCCAATGCGAATTTGGGGAAGCTGCTTATAAAAGGAGGGGCTTGGGGCCCCTGGGGAGGGAATTAGGGGGCATTGGTTTTGGGATGGGGTGGACCTTATAATTGTGTTATGCTGAGGTTATGCTATTTAAACTGCATGATTAACAATTTGGCAAAAAAACTAATTGTTGGCCACTCGACTATATAACGTCCCAAATATGCAACTTAGTGGTTCAATTTTGGTCAGTGGATCAGATGGAtatgtgattgtgtttatgttaGTTTCCTTGAAGGCAAACAATCTCCTGGTAACTTAGGGAAGAACTAAAAAACGTAATTATTGTTACATGTTGAGATATAGTTTTTCTGTTTAATGGTGTCTTTCTTTACAAAGGAACAACATAATGAAATCTTGTCACCTGGATTCAGACCTTCTGGCCAACCATGCATTGAAACAAAGGAGTTTGATCTCTTGCGCAATATGCTGATTGCTGCTGTTGAGGAACGCTACCGTGATGCAGGTAGACTTTTTGATCACATAGTTGTGGTACATCATTCTGGTTTGCAGGTTAGATAAGAATATATAGTGCAGAGTCTTGTACCTCTTCTATCTGATGTATTCTGGTACTAAACTTAGTTGTAGTAAATTTGCAACTTTTGTTGCTTTTTGTGTGTCAATgtgattacctattttagaaaACATCAAAGCCAACTCCAGGTGAAGTATGGAATTTTGTTTGATTGACAAAAGATAGTGTCACTAGTTTGCAATGCTTCTAAGACAAATAAGTCATTCGATAATGTTTAAtcattttaattgaaaaatgttcATGATTGAGTTTTGTTTTCATCCATAAGCTTGGCTTCCCGTTGCAAATACTACTGAAGGTATGGATTTCCAAATATTAAGCAACAGAAAGTTGCTGCATCTTGTGCATTTTCGTCATGACGGATATCAAAAGTGAAGAAACTTTGAAGATTTAGTTGAAATTTCACTGTCATACATCACATGTTGTCCTGGTTTTCCAAGTTAACAGCAAGATATTGAATTGGTTAGTCTTGATTTGATTAGCTTTTGAGTTCTGATTATGAATATGCTACACTACAGCTCTGTGGAGGGATAAGCTCACTCAGCTCCGATCTAAGAGGAACTGGACATAGTGGTAAGATGTTTCATAGCTAAAATCTACCCAATTTTTGCACCGTCTTCCCCTCTTCCCCGGACTTTCCTAACCTCCCGCTGTTTGTTATGAATTCTACTTGATGCAAATCGTCAAACTAGATATTGTGGCTGAGATGTTGCTGGAGGACGGATTGTGTAAATAGAAACCCATTTGATCGAAGTTGATGAAGTCGATATTGTTGGGAATCATCATCTCCACCTTCAAATATATGCATGTATGTAGAAAGCTTGTGAATATATGTATAGGCAAACTTTCATGGCAACGATGAACTTTATAAACACTGCGATTTCTGCCTGGGTCGGATATTCTTGTTTCCAACTTTCTTTGAGGTTATGCTGCTTATCTGGCAAATGGATTATCTGTCTATTCTCTGTTCTGCACTTTTgttatattctttttttttttttttgggtaaaaaaaaaagttcggTTAAATTGGGTTGCGGTTACCATTATGGGTCGGGCATAACTTTGGAATTGATAAAAATTTTGGGTGGATTCTGCTTTGATCACTGGCACGGGTTAGGGCATATTTTTGGGATTGATCTTTTATCAATACAATTCTCATATCAACAACAGAATTTGAAGACACCATTTGTTGTGAGAAGTGATCGTTTTTGTTAATTGAGGCATATGGCAAACTGTTTGAAAGGCAAGAAATAAGTCCCCATTTGGTGCCTTGGGCTTAGACCAATTCCTTTCTCAAATTGGGAAGTGGataattaaattatatttttggTCATTATCTAATTTTCAGACTTTCTTGGTTAAGTAACGAGGAAAATATTTGATATCTCTTGGTTCAAATTTTTCCTGTAGgggggaaagaaaaagaagatcaatGAATTATATGATTGTGGTTATGAATATTCCACAAACCTATAATTAATATGTAGTGACGAATGGTGAAAGTAATGACTACATGTAGGGATGACAATCGAGACAGATGCTTGTGGGGTTGATGGGATTTTGgggaggaggggggggggggggggggagttgTGTGCATTTTTTCTCGTAAAAAAATGGGACGGATTAGTTAtgaacttataataataataattataagtattataaaatatattttaatgtatataatataattaatattattaattatattaataattatatatgtatattaatagaaattattaattagttatgctaaatttattaatatatttttattaaaattttaattatacttagtacaataatatttttttttcaaaaaagaaagcACAATAAAATTTAGTTGTATGTCTCATCATATTGGATTATATTTAGATAATTTCTGTTTGATTGGTTTTATGGATTTTGATTATAAAATTATAGTGAATAATGATTTAGttatgtgttgatattttaaatatttgatTCATGACTAAAATTTGACTATAATGTAGTTATaggataaatttttattaattctCTCAAGTGCCCTCCTGGGGAAAACGGGATGAGATGGGGACGAAAAGGTGGAAACGAGCAGTTGGGATCTTCTATGCCACTATTTGGTGCCGAATTTAGTACCAATTCTACTTATCACATGAtggtagaagaaatttaaataaacaacacacgataaattaaataaattagaCACTTGGCATAAATATAGAAGTGGCACTGAAGATCCAACGGGGAAACGAGGGCCGGAGGAAGAGCCGGGCAACTAGTGGGCACCGGGGGTGGGGAGGAGTCACCCGTCCCCCCTCCGTCCCCCGCCCCACCCCTGACCTAATTAACTAAGTGGCTGTACCAGTCAAACTCCGATCCTCCATGGCAAACGGGATTATGTGCATGCTTACTTTTTCAGTGGACCCAATATCCTCGAATGTAGAATTGTACTGACACTAGATGGAGAAGTGCATGCTTTTGCTTGTActtttcctcaaaaaaaataaaatactaaggttgtgtttggattgcattttccgtcacttttcatggaaaaattactgtaacgatttgatatatgtgagggaaaaaggtgatagg
Protein-coding regions in this window:
- the LOC113714584 gene encoding bifunctional nuclease 1-like isoform X2, translating into MASLQGPVVCPVVRAKQTGVDTVPFYTPLGLAAKLVRGGFFGLQVNNRFNVPNQTPRQTKVIRCTFSSSSNGNGSKAGNFSENDADYVNSSVVEAVEVRSGPDGFMVKMRDGRHLRCVHNNPQSGHLPDYAPHPAIVLKMEDGTGLLLPIIVLEMPSVLLMAAIRNVQIARPTMYQVVKEMIDKMGYTVKLVRVTKRVHEAYFAQLYLSKLGDETETISFDLRPSDAINIAVRCKVPIQVNKYLAYSDGMRIVESAKPSMQAVASDGFLFTELDRNNIMKSCHLDSDLLANHALKQRSLISCAIC
- the LOC113714584 gene encoding bifunctional nuclease 1-like isoform X1; the encoded protein is MASLQGPVVCPVVRAKQTGVDTVPFYTPLGLAAKLVRGGFFGLQVNNRFNVPNQTPRQTKVIRCTFSSSSNGNGSKAGNFSENDADYVNSSVVEAVEVRSGPDGFMVKMRDGRHLRCVHNNPQSGHLPDYAPHPAIVLKMEDGTGLLLPIIVLEMPSVLLMAAIRNVQIARPTMYQVVKEMIDKMGYTVKLVRVTKRVHEAYFAQLYLSKLGDETETISFDLRPSDAINIAVRCKVPIQVNKYLAYSDGMRIVESAKPSMQAVASDGFLFTELDRPSGQPCIETKEFDLLRNMLIAAVEERYRDAALWRDKLTQLRSKRNWT